In the Armatimonadota bacterium genome, GTTTTCGTCGGCCAACTGGACGAGAGCCTCGCGGACTGGACCGTTGAGCACGAACTCAACACGATCCATGTGAAGGCCCTGCCGGACGCGCTGCCGTCACGAATAGAGGTTGACGTCGCCACCCTGAAGCCCCACCATCCTTTCACCGCGGGTGACATCGTCCTCGGCGAAGGCGTTACGCTGAACGCCGACCCGACACAGGCGGTCGCGATGCTCGTCCCGCCGAAGGTCCAGGAAGCGGAAGAAGAAGTGGCCGCGGCGCCCGCCGCAACGGAAGCGCCGGCTGAGTAGCCGCCGTCATCCACCTTTCAAAATCGAGCCGCCCCTTAAGGGGCGGCTCGATTTTTCTGCCGGTTTCCGCGTTTCTCGCCGCTGTCCCGTCTCTCCCACGCCTTCTCTCCTGCTAGGATACCCATGAAAGCACACGAGGAGGCGGCAGACATCCCATGAAACGCATCGCGGTGTTGACCAGTGGCGGCGATTCCCCCGGTATGAACGCTTGCATCAGGGCCGTAGTCCGGCAGGCGCTCGCCATGGGGATTGATCCCTATGGGGTCCGGAGAGGATTCGAAGGGCTCATCGATCAGGAAATCGTCCCGATGACTTCCCGCAGCGTTGGAAGCATCATGCGGCACGGCGGTACCGCGCTGTTAACCGCCCGCAGCCAAAGGTTCCGGATGCCCGCCGTCCGCACCGAGGCCGTCCAGGGCCTCCGCGACCACGGCATCGAAGGCCTGATCGTCATCGGAGGCAACGGGAGCTTCCAGGGCGCCCTCAAGGTCGCTGAACTCGGCATTCCCACCATCGGCGTCCCCGCTTCCATTGATAACGACATCGGCGGAACGGATATGGCGATCGGCGTCGATACCTGCCTGAACACGATCCTCGATTCTGTCGATAAGATAAAGGATACCGCCGGCAGTTCACCGCGCCCGTTTCTGATCGAGGTAATGGGGCGCCACTCCGGCTATCTGGCGCTTTTGGCCGGCATCGCCGGCGGCGCGGAGTTGGTCGTCACTCCCGAACAGAAGATGACGCTCGAGGAGGTCGCCTCGGAAGTCGAGAGCGCGTATCACCGTGGCAAGCCGCTGTTCATCGCGTTGATCGCGGAAGGCGCCGCAGTGCGCGCGGCCGATGTCTGCGAGTACCTGAAAACCAGATACCCCGTCGAAGGCGCCGGCCCCCGCCTCACCATCCTCGGACACGTTCAGCGCGGCGGCAGCCCATCGGCCTTCGACCGCATACTGGCTACGCGACTGGGGGTTGCCGCGGTCAAGGCGCTGGCTGCGGGAGAATCAAGCGTGATGGTTGGCATAAGGTCCGGCGTAGTCGGCACAACGCCGCTCGTGGAATCCCTCGCAACTTGCCCGACGCTGGACCCGGACCTTTTCGAGATGTCCCGCGCCCTCGCGGCGTAGTGGCTCCGGCATCTGCGCCGGACTCTGGCAGGGGCCCGGCTTGCCGTGCCCGCGAACAACGCGGTCCCTTGGACCGCTGCACGAAACAGGATGGAAGCTGTGAAAACCGGACTGATTGCCCTGGCCATTCTGGCCGCCATATCCGCTGTACGCGCCGACGACTGGCCCGTCGTGCGCCATGACCCGCTCAACACCGGCGCAACCGCCGCCGCAGTGGCGCCTCCCCTAGCAAAGATGTGGACGAAAACCGGAGCCACCAAGGAACCGATCATCGTCGCCGGGAACACCCTGCTCTACACCGCGAAACAAGGAAAAATGGGCCTCCGCGACCTCGTGGCCATCGACGCCGTGACCTCCAAACCGCTATGGACAGTGAAGAACGTGGCGCAGACCGGCGCAGCGTCTGCTGCCCTGGGATTGGCATTCACCGTTCAGCGCACGTCGGCAGAACCCACCTCCATCTCCCGCTTCGGCGCCAATCTCTGGCCGGCAGCCATCGTGGCGCTGGACTTGAAGACCGGCAAGCGTAAATGGGCCTACCCGATTGGAGACCATCCCACTTATCCGGCTGTGTCGCCGCTCACCGTCGCGGACGGAGTCCTCTATATGGTGAACATCCCGTACTGTCTCCCGCCGGACAAGTGCTCGGGAAGCCTCATCGCCCTCAAAGCCTCGAACGGCGCCGAATTGGCCAGATACGCGTGGAATGACCTGTGGAACGGGCAGATTGGCGTCGTGGACGGCCCGCCGGTGGTGGAC is a window encoding:
- the pfkA gene encoding 6-phosphofructokinase, which produces MKRIAVLTSGGDSPGMNACIRAVVRQALAMGIDPYGVRRGFEGLIDQEIVPMTSRSVGSIMRHGGTALLTARSQRFRMPAVRTEAVQGLRDHGIEGLIVIGGNGSFQGALKVAELGIPTIGVPASIDNDIGGTDMAIGVDTCLNTILDSVDKIKDTAGSSPRPFLIEVMGRHSGYLALLAGIAGGAELVVTPEQKMTLEEVASEVESAYHRGKPLFIALIAEGAAVRAADVCEYLKTRYPVEGAGPRLTILGHVQRGGSPSAFDRILATRLGVAAVKALAAGESSVMVGIRSGVVGTTPLVESLATCPTLDPDLFEMSRALAA